A section of the Rhizomicrobium sp. genome encodes:
- a CDS encoding HAD-IIIA family hydrolase translates to MGSDEVASRAVFVDRDGVLNHNWFNPSTDQWESPVHPSDLRLCAGAADGLAALAADGYRLFVVSNQPSAALGKCTIADLEAVHDEFLRQLAAAGVELDGSFYAYSHPKGVVPALAGDAHRRKPSPYLIETAIREHGLSKAECWMIGDRDTDIESGQHAGVRTIQVKSSEPDGKAGTATPDFRADDFRGAARIVMRIRAAGRNS, encoded by the coding sequence ATGGGAAGCGACGAAGTAGCGTCCCGAGCCGTATTCGTCGACCGCGACGGCGTCCTCAATCACAACTGGTTCAATCCTTCGACGGATCAATGGGAGTCCCCCGTTCATCCGTCCGACCTGCGCCTGTGCGCGGGTGCGGCGGACGGCCTCGCCGCGCTGGCGGCTGACGGGTACAGACTTTTCGTGGTTTCCAACCAACCGAGCGCCGCTTTGGGCAAGTGCACGATTGCAGATCTTGAGGCCGTGCACGACGAATTCCTGCGCCAGCTCGCGGCGGCCGGGGTAGAATTGGATGGGTCGTTCTACGCCTATTCGCATCCCAAAGGCGTGGTGCCGGCGCTTGCCGGAGACGCCCACAGGCGCAAGCCGAGCCCCTACTTGATCGAAACCGCGATCCGCGAACACGGGCTGTCCAAGGCGGAATGCTGGATGATCGGGGATCGGGACACCGACATCGAAAGTGGTCAGCACGCCGGCGTGCGCACGATCCAGGTGAAATCTTCCGAGCCGGACGGAAAGGCCGGCACCGCGACGCCGGATTTTCGCGCCGATGATTTTCGCGGCGCCGCGCGGATCGTCATGCGCATTCGCGCCGCCGGGCGCAACTCGTAA
- a CDS encoding bi-domain-containing oxidoreductase, with product MKQLAQNYKSGELSLLEVPVPACQPGGVLIRSAYSVISTGTEIMKVKESRLSLVGKARARPDQVQKVLRTVQQQGLVATYQKVMNRLDSLTPLGYSVAGEVIEVGEGVSSFKVGDRVACAGNKYALHAEFNWVPENLCVLVPPTVPMQQAAFATVGAIALQAVRQSEIHLGETACVIGLGLLGQIIVGLLRAAGVNVVGVDISESRCRLAEQMGAACGATPAGADMVRLRSALRDLTAGAGADCIFLASSTQSNEPVEMAADLARDRARVVDVGKTKLDLPWNAYYEKELDVRFSRSYGPGRYDPLYEEYGIDYPIGYVRWTERRNMACVVDMIGQGKLDLAPLISAEIAFEDALGTYESLRKGELAGTGFVFRYRDGTAVTRTIRTTPTQVAAAKSKVRLAVIGCGNYTSSMLMPHLVRNADVELVEVVTNTGLSAAQAQRKFGFRSVSTDARSVLDNPDVDAVVIGTRHSSHAELAALALRANKAVFVEKPLALDAVGIETVQAAARESGNSRLMVGFNRRFAPLLNEMKAAWGPRGGPHVVNYRINAGALEKGSWYLDRMGEGSRFAGEGGHFVDTLSWWMGADPVSVTNYAGIGDPDDVVATYTYPDHSVAVISYLTGGASNYPKELIEVSGESRNAVLHNFESFSVWKGGKIVRGKAGAIDKGQKNEVEAFVAAVKSGGPMPIAFESLVATTHFTLATQPSPALADAAQ from the coding sequence ATGAAGCAACTGGCGCAAAACTACAAATCCGGCGAACTGTCGCTTCTCGAAGTGCCGGTTCCGGCGTGCCAGCCGGGCGGCGTTCTTATCCGCAGCGCCTACTCGGTGATCTCGACGGGCACCGAGATCATGAAGGTTAAGGAGAGCCGCCTGTCTCTCGTCGGCAAAGCACGAGCCCGCCCCGACCAGGTTCAAAAAGTCCTGCGGACGGTGCAGCAGCAGGGCCTGGTCGCGACCTATCAGAAGGTGATGAACCGGCTCGATTCGCTGACGCCGCTGGGCTATTCGGTGGCCGGCGAGGTCATCGAAGTCGGCGAGGGCGTCAGCAGCTTCAAGGTCGGCGACCGCGTCGCCTGCGCGGGCAACAAATATGCCTTGCACGCCGAATTCAATTGGGTTCCCGAAAATCTCTGCGTCCTCGTGCCGCCAACCGTCCCCATGCAGCAGGCGGCGTTCGCCACGGTGGGAGCCATCGCGTTGCAGGCGGTGCGCCAGTCCGAAATCCATCTGGGCGAGACGGCCTGCGTGATCGGTCTGGGCCTGCTGGGCCAGATCATCGTCGGATTGCTGCGCGCGGCGGGCGTCAACGTCGTCGGAGTGGATATATCCGAATCCAGGTGCCGCCTGGCCGAGCAAATGGGTGCGGCGTGCGGCGCCACGCCCGCCGGCGCGGACATGGTCCGCCTGCGGTCGGCCCTGCGCGATCTCACGGCGGGCGCCGGCGCCGACTGCATCTTTCTGGCGAGCAGCACCCAGTCCAACGAACCGGTCGAGATGGCCGCGGATCTGGCGCGCGACCGCGCGCGCGTGGTGGACGTAGGCAAGACCAAGCTCGACCTGCCGTGGAACGCCTATTACGAGAAGGAACTCGACGTCCGCTTTTCGCGTTCCTACGGACCGGGGCGGTACGATCCGCTCTACGAAGAATACGGCATCGACTATCCGATCGGCTATGTGCGCTGGACCGAACGTCGCAACATGGCGTGCGTGGTCGACATGATCGGACAAGGCAAGCTCGATCTGGCGCCGCTGATCTCCGCCGAGATCGCCTTCGAGGACGCGCTCGGGACCTACGAGTCCTTGCGGAAGGGAGAGCTTGCGGGCACCGGCTTCGTCTTCCGCTATCGCGATGGCACGGCGGTCACGCGCACGATCCGAACCACGCCGACCCAGGTGGCGGCGGCGAAGTCGAAAGTGCGGCTCGCGGTCATCGGGTGCGGGAACTACACCTCCTCGATGCTCATGCCGCACCTTGTCCGCAACGCCGACGTCGAGCTTGTGGAGGTTGTCACCAACACCGGCCTGTCGGCGGCCCAGGCCCAACGCAAATTCGGCTTCCGGTCCGTCTCCACCGACGCGCGTTCGGTGTTGGACAATCCCGACGTCGATGCGGTCGTGATCGGCACCCGCCACAGCAGCCACGCCGAACTCGCGGCTCTGGCGCTCCGAGCCAACAAGGCGGTGTTCGTCGAGAAGCCGCTGGCGCTCGATGCTGTCGGCATCGAGACGGTCCAGGCCGCGGCTCGCGAGAGCGGAAACTCCCGTCTCATGGTCGGCTTCAACCGCCGCTTTGCGCCCCTGCTCAACGAGATGAAAGCCGCATGGGGCCCGCGCGGCGGACCGCATGTCGTGAACTACCGCATCAACGCGGGCGCGCTCGAAAAAGGCTCGTGGTACCTCGACCGGATGGGCGAAGGCTCGCGCTTCGCCGGCGAAGGCGGCCATTTCGTCGACACGCTGTCGTGGTGGATGGGCGCCGATCCGGTTTCGGTCACGAACTACGCAGGCATCGGCGATCCCGACGACGTCGTCGCGACGTACACCTATCCGGATCATTCGGTCGCCGTCATTTCCTACCTGACCGGAGGCGCCTCGAACTATCCGAAGGAACTGATCGAGGTTTCCGGAGAGTCGCGCAACGCGGTGCTGCACAATTTCGAATCCTTTTCGGTGTGGAAGGGCGGCAAGATCGTGCGCGGCAAGGCCGGGGCGATCGACAAGGGGCAAAAGAACGAAGTCGAGGCCTTTGTCGCGGCCGTGAAGTCCGGCGGCCCGATGCCGATCGCGTTCGAGAGCTTGGTCGCGACCACGCATTTCACCCTGGCGACACAGCCCTCGCCCGCCCTCGCGGACGCCGCCCAATAA
- a CDS encoding acyltransferase, protein MSTFRQLNSVQYLRAIAAFGVLAYHASISLLDTVARIPLWIGLGGVDLFFVISGFIMAWTTYDEPLPPQEFFRRRLIRVVPLYFILTTVFFAMVRVFPSRSTSASVVAYAQSILFIPFYNDKVHLVSPVLGQGWTLNFEMFFYVIFAVALALPRRVRLIAVVLCLGTCALAGAVFHFTNAVAVTYTSPLLLEFCFGIGIASVALRFRDGRLPHLPAMLVAAWVVVLSLAASMYWFTGSMVDHRVIEIGLPSAMLLLTAVWAEMSGVQFKSPTILLLGAASYSLYLMDGFTLAFMRRAWTHTFEIQSLLSHAGFICVSLALGGIVGIAIHKGVERPITKLFSRKRHHSQPSNEVLNKLAL, encoded by the coding sequence ATGTCGACGTTTCGACAGTTGAACTCGGTTCAGTACCTGCGGGCCATCGCCGCGTTCGGCGTACTGGCCTATCATGCCTCGATATCGTTGCTCGACACGGTCGCGCGGATTCCGCTCTGGATCGGCTTGGGCGGCGTTGACCTGTTCTTTGTCATAAGCGGCTTCATCATGGCCTGGACGACATATGACGAGCCGCTGCCGCCGCAAGAGTTTTTTCGACGGCGCTTGATCCGTGTCGTTCCGCTCTACTTCATTTTGACGACCGTCTTTTTCGCGATGGTGCGCGTTTTCCCGTCTCGAAGCACGTCGGCAAGCGTGGTCGCTTATGCTCAATCCATACTATTCATCCCGTTTTATAACGACAAAGTGCATCTGGTATCGCCCGTGCTCGGGCAAGGGTGGACACTCAATTTTGAGATGTTCTTCTACGTCATATTCGCCGTCGCGCTTGCGCTTCCGCGTCGCGTGCGCCTCATCGCCGTTGTCCTATGCCTTGGGACTTGCGCGCTCGCCGGAGCGGTTTTCCACTTCACCAACGCGGTCGCCGTGACATATACGAGCCCACTGCTGCTCGAATTTTGCTTTGGTATTGGTATCGCATCGGTCGCACTAAGGTTCAGGGACGGCCGCTTACCTCACCTTCCGGCAATGCTGGTCGCCGCGTGGGTCGTCGTCTTGTCGCTCGCAGCCTCTATGTACTGGTTCACGGGCAGCATGGTCGACCACCGGGTCATTGAGATCGGACTGCCGAGCGCCATGCTCCTTCTGACGGCGGTATGGGCGGAGATGTCCGGCGTCCAGTTCAAATCCCCAACCATCCTTTTACTCGGTGCCGCGTCCTACAGCCTGTATCTGATGGACGGGTTCACGTTGGCCTTCATGCGCCGGGCATGGACTCATACTTTTGAGATCCAATCCTTATTATCCCACGCCGGATTCATCTGTGTGTCGCTGGCACTGGGCGGTATCGTGGGAATTGCGATCCACAAAGGCGTGGAACGGCCAATAACGAAATTATTCTCGCGGAAGCGGCACCATTCGCAGCCGTCAAATGAAGTGCTGAATAAATTGGCGCTCTGA
- a CDS encoding SIS domain-containing protein, which translates to MIEAAKICGEIDQEQIDRMVDILADTRNTGGRIFFLGVGGGAGNCAHAVNDFRKIAGIESYAPTDNVSELTARTNDDGWETVFAAFLRVSKIDKDDTVFVFSVGGGNLEKNISANIVNALQLAKEKCARVIGVVGRDGGYTKKVADACVVIPTMSSDTVTPHTEAFQAVVWHLIVSHPGLKQNEMKWEATK; encoded by the coding sequence ATGATCGAAGCCGCGAAGATTTGCGGCGAGATCGACCAGGAACAGATCGACCGCATGGTCGATATCCTCGCCGACACCCGCAACACAGGCGGCAGAATATTCTTCCTCGGCGTCGGTGGCGGCGCGGGAAATTGCGCGCATGCCGTTAACGACTTCCGGAAGATTGCCGGTATCGAATCGTATGCTCCCACGGACAACGTGTCGGAGTTGACCGCACGAACCAATGACGACGGATGGGAGACGGTCTTTGCCGCGTTTCTGCGCGTGAGCAAGATCGACAAGGACGATACGGTATTCGTCTTCTCGGTCGGCGGCGGAAATCTCGAGAAGAACATCAGCGCGAACATCGTCAACGCCCTCCAGCTCGCGAAGGAAAAGTGCGCGCGGGTCATCGGCGTCGTCGGCCGCGACGGCGGCTACACGAAGAAGGTCGCCGACGCCTGCGTAGTGATTCCGACGATGAGCTCGGATACGGTGACGCCGCACACCGAGGCCTTCCAGGCCGTGGTCTGGCACCTCATCGTCTCTCATCCCGGGCTCAAGCAGAACGAGATGAAATGGGAAGCGACGAAGTAG